One Prunus dulcis chromosome 7, ALMONDv2, whole genome shotgun sequence DNA segment encodes these proteins:
- the LOC117635215 gene encoding uncharacterized protein LOC117635215, which translates to MAEAFKFKLLQSTPYYAQANGQAESSNKVIINIIRKMLEKNPKQWHEKLSETLWAYRTSKREATGMTPYALTYGQDAILPMEIAVQSLRIAHQYNLVGEDYSQAMLLELEGLDASRIDTLNKLLAGKQAISRAYNKRVRNKSFEEGERVWKAVLPLGTHIAGYEKWSPTWKGPFIIKQILGMGAYKLQD; encoded by the coding sequence ATGGCAGAAGCATTCAAATTTAAGCTACTCCAGTCCACTCCCTACTATGCTCAAGCTAATGGACAGGCAGAATCAAGTAACAAGGTGATCATCAACATTATCAGGAAAATGCTTGAGAAAAACCCAAAGCAGTGGCATGAGAAGTTGTCAGAGACTCTGTGGGCATATAGaacttcaaaaagagaggCAACTGGCATGACGCCTTATGCTCTAACCTATGGTCAGGATGCAATTCTGCCCATGGAGATAGCAGTCCAATCTCTCAGAATTGCTCATCAATACAATCTAGTTggagaagactactctcaagCCATGCTGCTAGAACTGGAAGGATTGGATGCAAGCAGGATTGATaccctcaacaaactcttagCAGGAAAACAGGCTATATCAAGAGCCTACAACAAGAGAGTTAGAAACAAAAGttttgaagagggagagagagtcTGGAAAGCAGTTCTGCCCCTTGGAACACATATAGCAGGTTATGAAAAGTGGTCACCTACATGGAAAGGTCCTTTCATAATTAAGCAAATCCTAGGAATGGGGGCATACAAATTACAGGATTGA
- the LOC117634628 gene encoding tubulin beta-5 chain: protein MREILHVQGGQCGNQIGSKFWEVVCDEHGIDPTGRYVGTKDVQLERVNVYYNEASCGRFVPRAVLMDLEPGTMDSVRTGPYGQIFRPDNFVFGQSGAGNNWAKGHYTEGAELIDAVLDVVRKEAENCDCLQGFQVCHSLGGGTGSGMGTLLISKIREEYPDRMMLTFSVFPSPKVSDTVVEPYNATLSVHQLVENADECMVLDNEALYDICFRTLKLTTPSFGDLNHLISATMSGVTCCLRFPGQLNSDLRKLAVNLIPFPRLHFFMVGFAPLTSRGSQQYRALTVPELTQQMWDSKNMMCAADPRHGRYLTASAMFRGKMSTKEVDEQMINVQNKNSSYFVEWIPNNVKSSVCDIPPRGLSMASTFIGNSTSIQEMFRRVSEQFTAMFRRKAFLHWYTGEGMDEMEFTEAESNMNDLVSEYQQYQDATADEEGEYEDEEEVMEDM from the exons atgagagagatCCTTCACGTTCAGGGCGGTCAATGTGGCAACCAGATTGGCTCCAAGTTCTGGGAGGTTGTGTGCGATGAGCACGGCATAGATCCAACTGGTAGGTACGTCGGTACCAAGGATGTGCAGCTAGAGCGTGTCAATGTCTACTACAATGAAGCATCGTGTGGGCGGTTTGTTCCTCGTGCTGTGCTCATGGACTTGGAACCTGGGACCATGGACAGTGTTCGCACTGGTCCGTATGGCCAGATCTTCAGGCCTGATAACTTTGTTTTCGGACAGTCTGGTGCTGGTAACAACTGGGCAAAAGGGCACTACACTGAAGGTGCAGAGCTTATTGATGCCGTTCTTGATGTTGTGAGAAAGGAGGCTGAGAACTGTGACTGTCTTCAAG GTTTTCAAGTTTGCCACTCCTTGGGTGGAGGAACTGGTTCTGGAATGGGAACCTTGTTGATCTCGAAGATTAGGGAGGAGTACCCTGACAGGATGATGCTAACATTCTCTGTTTTCCCTTCACCAAAGGTCTCTGATACAGTTGTTGAGCCATACAATGCTACCCTTTCTGTGCATCAGCTTGTGGAGAATGCAGATGAGTGTATGGTGTTGGATAATGAAGCATTATATGATATCTGCTTCAGGACTCTCAAGTTGACTACTCCTAGTT TTGGTGACCTGAACCACTTGATCTCTGCAACCATGAGTGGGGTCACTTGCTGCCTTCGCTTCCCTGGTCAACTCAACTCTGACCTCCGAAAACTTGCTGTCAACTTGATCCCATTTCCTCGTCTCCACTTCTTCATGGTTGGATTTGCGCCTCTGACCTCCCGTGGATCCCAGCAATATCGAGCTCTAACAGTCCCAGAATTGACCCAGCAGATGTGGGATTCCAAGAACATGATGTGTGCTGCTGATCCCAGGCATGGTCGGTACCTCACTGCCTCAGCCATGTTCAGGGGCAAGATGAGCACTAAAGAGGTGGACGAACAAATGATCAATGTTCAGAACAAGAACTCTTCCTACTTTGTTGAGTGGATACCAAACAATGTGAAATCAAGCGTTTGTGACATTCCGCCCAGAGGGCTATCCATGGCATCCACATTCATCGGGAATTCGACCTCCATCCAGGAAATGTTTAGGCGTGTGAGCGAACAATTTACTGCCATGTTCAGGAGGAAGGCCTTCTTGCACTGGTACACTGGCGAAGGAATGGACGAAATGGAATTCACTGAAGCAGAGAGCAACATGAATGATCTCGTCTCTGAGTATCAGCAATACCAGGATGCGACTGCCGACGAGGAAGGTGAATATGAGGACGAGGAGGAAGTGATGGAGGATATGTGA
- the LOC117634434 gene encoding histone H4 — protein MSGRGKGGKGLGKGGAKRHRKVLRDNIQGITKPAIRRLARRGGVKRISGLIYEETRGVLKIFLENVIRDAVTYTEHARRKTVTAMDVVYALKRQGRTLYGFGG, from the coding sequence ATGTCAGGGAGAGGAAAGGGAGGAAAGGGGTTGGGAAAGGGTGGGGCAAAGAGGCACAGGAAGGTGCTGAGGGATAACATCCAAGGCATCACCAAGCCCGCCATTCGAAGACTTGCTCGTAGAGGCGGAGTGAAGCGCATCAGTGGCCTCATCTACGAAGAAACCAGAGGGGTTCTCAAGATCTTCTTGGAGAATGTGATTCGCGATGCTGTGACTTACACTGAGCACGCCAGGAGGAAGACGGTGACTGCCATGGATGTGGTCTATGCTCTCAAGAGGCAGGGACGAACCCTCTATGGTTTCGGAGGTTAA